One window of the Salvia splendens isolate huo1 chromosome 1, SspV2, whole genome shotgun sequence genome contains the following:
- the LOC121750076 gene encoding secreted RxLR effector protein 161-like, whose product MAVPGGTHWQALKWIMKYLVGTQDFGLLFCTMEDEDELVGYCDADYVANVDSRKSQSAYIFKLFGTAVSWRSNLQPVVALSTTEAEYISLAEAVKEAKWLKGILGDFGVMQASVTLQTFHERSKHIDIKLNFVRDEISRGEVAIKKVHTSENAADMMTKPLSSAKFEHCLDLVNLTTRR is encoded by the exons ATGGCAGTCCCGGGTGGCACACATTGGCAGGCCTTGAAATGGATCATGAAGTACCTAGTGGGTACACAAGATTTTGGATTATTGTTCTGCACgatggaagatgaagatgagctCGTGGgatattgtgatgcagactatgttGCAAATGTTGACAGCAGGAAGTCTCAATCGGCTTATATCTTCAAACTCTTTGGTACTGCAGTGAGTTGGAGATCCAACCTTCAACCCGTGGTTGCACTCTCCACAACAGAGGCCGAGTATATTTCATTGGCAGAGGCAGTCAAGGAGGCAAAGTGGCTAAAGGGAATCTTGGGTGATTTTGGTGTGATGCAAGCTTCTGTCACG CTTCAAACTTTTCATGAAAGAAGTAAACACATCGACATCAAACTTAATTTTGTGAGGGATGAGATAAGTAGAGGTGAAGTGGCGATCAAGAAGGTTCACACCTCTGAGAATGCAGCTGACATGATGACTAAACCCCTATCGAGTGCTAAGTTCGAGCATTGTTTGGACTTGGTTAACTTGACGACTAGGAGATGA